The following proteins come from a genomic window of Myroides odoratus DSM 2801:
- the cas9 gene encoding type II CRISPR RNA-guided endonuclease Cas9 (Cas9, originally named Csn1, is the large, multifunctional signature protein of type II CRISPR/Cas systems. It is well known even to general audiences because its RNA-guided endonuclease activity has made it a popular tool for custom editing of eukaryotic genomes.) — MKNILGLDLGTNSIGWALVKEDFENKQGEILGLGSRIIPMSQDILGEFGRGNSISQTADRTGYRGVRRLRERHLLRRERLHRVLNILGFLPNHYAKEIDFTKRLGKFINHAEPKLSFDKEFIFKDSFNEMLKDFQQNQPGFIINKHGEEALVPYDWTIYYLRKKALTQKIDKEELAWILLNFNQKRGYYQLRGEEEEENTNKLVEFYSLKIIDVIADNEVNKKGEVWYSLHLENGWIYRRSSKISLVDWKDKVRDFIVTTDVNDDGSEKLDKDGVVKRSFRAPSADDWTLLKKKTEQDIDNSNKTVGAYIYENLLLNPKQKIKGKLVRTIERKFYKDELKQILEKQKEFHQELQNEQLLQDCVRELYKYNEQHQQMLESKDFVHLFLNDIIFYQRPLRSQKSLISNCTLEKRVSRDGVVFPIKVISKSNPYYQEFRLLQWLQNLAIYRKDDDVNVTQEFLNSIESWENLLQFLNAKKEIKQEQLIKFLLEQKGLKGNSLKTAILTYRWNYVTDKVYPMNETRSLIQDKLKKVENVATDFLSFDNEMALWHIIYSVNDKIEYEKALAKFASKHNLDEISFVESFKKFPPFKSDYGSFSEKAIKKLLPLMRFGSVWNKNNIVPSVLDRIDKILTGEYDEKIKIRVREKAEQFQLNQIEDFQNLPLWLAQYVVYDRHSEAEIAGKWNSVKDLENYLKEFKQHSLRNPIVEQIITETLRVVKDIWQQYGNGVQNFFDEIHIELGREMKNTADERKRITNSVTENENTNLRIKALLVELKEDTNIENVRPHSPMQQEILKIYEEGVLNAVENIDEDILKISKTAQPSKSELIRYKLWLEQKYQSPYTGEMIPLSRLFTSDYEIEHVIPQSRYFDDSLSNKVICEAAVNKRKDNQLGLEFIKNHHSEKIELGNGRTAQVLEVEAYESFVKKNYDKNRGKRNKLLLEDVPEKMIERQLNDTRYISKFVTHLLSNIVRKDEVNSKDDGINSKNIIPGNGKITSQLKQDWGLNDVWNELILPRFERMNNLTNSTDFTSTNTNGKIIPTVPLEYSKGFSKKRIDHRHHALDALVIALATRDHVNLLNNESALPKKDRTKEEQKSFRFDLQVNLRNKEKYFNVKEGREKEKFTTFKKPWNTLTQDTRDALENMVVSFKQNLRVINKATNYYESYTDENGNLRLDKYGNPKKELISQKGTNWAIRKSLHKETVSGQIHLDRVKVTKGKIVTATRKSLDSSFNEKSIESITDTGIQKILRNYLKAKDNKPDVAFSPEGIEELNKSISVYNEGKNHQPIIKVRIFEQGSKFPVGETGNKIAKFVEAAKGTNLFFGIYQDKTGKRSYDTIPLNLVIERLKQGLSPVPETNEKGHQLLFHLSPNDLVYVPTIDDNEQLDSNRVYKFTDSSDTTCNFIPSNISAIIFNINSKEQEKRGINYPIQNELGVGSPQSKNQKSFDGFMIKEVCIKLKVDRLGNISKT, encoded by the coding sequence ATGAAAAATATATTAGGACTCGATTTAGGCACTAACTCCATTGGTTGGGCTTTGGTGAAGGAAGACTTTGAAAATAAACAAGGAGAAATTCTAGGGTTAGGAAGTAGAATTATTCCAATGTCTCAAGATATATTGGGAGAATTTGGTAGAGGAAATTCTATTTCTCAAACGGCAGATCGCACAGGATATCGAGGTGTACGTCGTTTGCGAGAAAGACATTTATTACGTAGAGAACGTTTGCATCGTGTACTAAATATTCTTGGCTTTTTACCGAATCATTATGCCAAAGAAATAGATTTTACAAAACGACTTGGGAAGTTTATTAATCATGCTGAACCTAAATTATCATTTGATAAAGAATTTATTTTTAAGGATTCATTCAATGAAATGTTGAAAGATTTTCAGCAAAATCAACCTGGTTTTATAATCAATAAGCATGGAGAAGAAGCTTTAGTGCCCTATGATTGGACAATTTATTATTTGCGTAAAAAAGCCTTAACTCAAAAAATTGATAAAGAAGAATTAGCGTGGATTCTTTTAAATTTTAATCAAAAACGTGGTTATTATCAATTAAGAGGTGAAGAAGAGGAAGAAAACACGAACAAATTGGTTGAGTTTTATTCTCTTAAAATAATTGATGTTATTGCCGATAATGAAGTAAATAAAAAAGGGGAAGTATGGTATTCTTTACATTTAGAAAATGGATGGATTTATCGCCGTTCTTCAAAAATTTCATTAGTAGATTGGAAAGATAAGGTTCGTGATTTTATTGTAACTACAGATGTTAATGATGACGGTTCTGAAAAATTAGATAAAGATGGAGTTGTGAAACGCAGTTTTCGTGCGCCAAGTGCTGATGATTGGACATTATTGAAAAAGAAAACAGAACAAGATATTGATAATTCGAATAAAACAGTTGGCGCTTATATTTACGAAAACTTATTGCTCAATCCGAAACAAAAAATTAAAGGCAAGTTGGTTCGTACCATTGAACGAAAATTCTATAAAGACGAATTGAAGCAAATACTAGAAAAACAAAAGGAATTTCATCAAGAATTACAAAACGAACAATTGTTGCAAGATTGCGTACGTGAACTTTATAAATACAACGAACAACATCAACAAATGTTGGAATCGAAAGATTTTGTTCATTTATTTTTAAACGATATTATCTTTTACCAACGCCCACTTCGTAGCCAAAAATCTTTAATTTCTAATTGTACATTAGAAAAACGTGTTTCGAGAGATGGCGTAGTTTTTCCTATAAAAGTAATTTCAAAATCGAATCCGTATTATCAAGAATTTCGTTTGTTGCAATGGCTACAAAATTTAGCAATTTATAGAAAGGATGATGATGTAAATGTTACACAAGAGTTTCTGAATTCTATAGAATCTTGGGAGAATTTGTTGCAATTTTTGAATGCTAAAAAAGAAATTAAACAAGAGCAACTGATTAAGTTTTTGTTGGAACAAAAAGGTTTAAAAGGAAATTCTTTAAAAACTGCAATATTAACGTATCGTTGGAATTATGTTACTGATAAGGTTTACCCTATGAACGAAACACGTTCTTTAATTCAAGATAAATTAAAGAAAGTAGAAAATGTAGCAACCGATTTTCTTTCGTTTGATAATGAAATGGCATTGTGGCATATTATTTATTCGGTAAATGATAAAATTGAATATGAAAAAGCATTAGCTAAATTCGCTTCTAAACACAATTTAGATGAAATATCTTTTGTCGAATCATTTAAAAAATTTCCACCATTTAAAAGCGATTATGGAAGTTTTTCTGAAAAAGCTATAAAAAAACTTTTGCCATTGATGCGTTTTGGCTCAGTTTGGAATAAAAATAATATTGTTCCGTCTGTCTTAGATCGAATAGATAAAATTTTAACAGGTGAATACGATGAGAAGATTAAAATTAGAGTTCGTGAAAAAGCAGAACAATTTCAGTTAAACCAAATAGAAGATTTTCAAAATCTTCCACTTTGGTTAGCGCAATATGTAGTTTATGACCGTCATTCCGAAGCTGAGATTGCCGGAAAATGGAATTCGGTTAAAGATTTAGAAAATTATTTAAAAGAATTTAAGCAACATTCATTACGTAATCCAATTGTAGAGCAAATAATTACAGAAACTTTACGAGTGGTGAAAGATATTTGGCAACAATACGGAAATGGTGTTCAAAATTTTTTCGATGAAATTCATATTGAATTAGGTCGAGAAATGAAAAATACTGCTGATGAACGTAAACGAATTACCAATTCTGTTACTGAAAACGAAAATACCAATTTACGTATCAAGGCTTTATTAGTAGAATTAAAAGAAGATACGAATATTGAAAATGTTCGCCCACATTCACCAATGCAACAAGAAATTTTAAAAATTTATGAAGAAGGTGTTTTAAATGCAGTTGAAAATATCGATGAAGATATTTTGAAAATCAGTAAAACGGCGCAACCGTCAAAATCAGAATTGATTCGTTATAAACTTTGGTTAGAGCAAAAATATCAATCGCCTTATACTGGAGAAATGATTCCGTTGAGTCGTTTGTTTACATCAGATTATGAAATAGAACACGTTATTCCTCAAAGCCGTTATTTTGATGATAGCCTGAGCAATAAAGTAATATGCGAAGCTGCTGTAAATAAGCGAAAAGATAATCAGTTGGGATTAGAGTTTATTAAGAATCATCATAGCGAAAAGATTGAATTGGGTAATGGTAGAACAGCTCAGGTTTTAGAAGTGGAAGCTTATGAAAGTTTTGTGAAGAAGAATTACGATAAAAATAGAGGAAAACGAAACAAACTTTTGTTGGAAGATGTGCCTGAAAAGATGATTGAACGCCAATTGAATGATACTCGTTATATCAGTAAATTTGTTACGCATTTATTATCTAATATTGTCCGTAAAGACGAAGTAAATTCAAAAGATGATGGAATAAATTCAAAAAATATCATTCCTGGAAATGGTAAAATTACCTCACAATTGAAACAAGATTGGGGGCTGAATGATGTTTGGAATGAATTGATTCTACCTCGTTTTGAGCGTATGAATAATTTGACTAATTCTACAGATTTTACATCAACAAATACCAATGGTAAAATTATTCCTACCGTTCCGTTAGAATATTCAAAAGGGTTTTCAAAAAAACGTATTGATCATCGCCATCATGCTTTAGATGCTTTAGTGATTGCTTTAGCAACGCGAGATCATGTGAATTTGCTAAATAACGAATCAGCTTTACCTAAAAAAGATAGAACAAAAGAGGAACAAAAGTCATTTAGATTTGATCTTCAAGTCAATCTAAGAAATAAAGAAAAGTACTTTAATGTAAAAGAAGGCCGTGAAAAAGAAAAATTTACAACTTTCAAAAAGCCTTGGAATACGCTTACACAAGATACTCGTGATGCATTAGAAAATATGGTAGTTAGTTTTAAACAAAATCTTCGTGTGATTAATAAAGCAACTAATTATTACGAGAGTTATACTGACGAAAATGGAAACTTACGTTTAGATAAGTATGGAAATCCGAAGAAAGAGTTGATTTCTCAAAAGGGAACAAATTGGGCGATTAGAAAATCGTTACATAAAGAAACAGTTTCTGGTCAAATTCATTTGGATAGAGTGAAAGTAACAAAAGGAAAAATTGTGACTGCAACTCGAAAATCTTTGGATAGTTCATTCAATGAAAAATCAATTGAATCAATTACAGATACAGGCATACAAAAGATTCTAAGAAATTATTTGAAAGCAAAAGATAACAAACCAGATGTCGCATTTTCTCCTGAAGGAATTGAAGAATTAAATAAAAGCATCTCAGTTTATAATGAGGGGAAAAATCATCAACCTATTATTAAAGTTAGAATTTTTGAACAAGGATCTAAATTCCCCGTGGGAGAAACCGGCAATAAAATAGCAAAGTTTGTAGAAGCAGCAAAAGGAACGAATCTATTTTTCGGAATTTATCAAGATAAAACAGGAAAGAGAAGTTATGATACTATTCCTTTGAATTTAGTAATAGAAAGATTAAAACAAGGACTTTCTCCCGTTCCCGAAACTAATGAAAAAGGACATCAATTGTTGTTTCATTTATCACCAAATGATTTGGTTTATGTTCCTACTATCGATGATAATGAGCAGTTAGATTCAAATAGAGTTTATAAGTTTACTGATAGCAGTGATACTACCTGTAATTTTATTCCGTCAAATATATCTGCTATTATTTTTAATATAAATAGTAAAGAACAAGAAAAGAGAGGTATAAATTATCCTATTCAAAATGAACTAGGTGTTGGAAGTCCACAATCAAAGAATCAAAAATCATTTGACGGTTTTATGATTAAAGAAGTTTGCATCAAACTAAAAGTAGATCGATTAGGAAATATTTCTAAAACTTAA
- a CDS encoding DUF3408 domain-containing protein has product MYVKEYDIKEYEELFFKDVKSTARHGKSFYIDPEHHKILSRIVQVIADDKLTIYAYLHNLLEHHFNEFEQQITMSFNEKNNPIF; this is encoded by the coding sequence ATATATGTCAAAGAGTATGACATCAAGGAGTATGAAGAACTCTTTTTTAAAGATGTAAAAAGCACAGCTCGTCATGGTAAATCATTTTACATTGATCCTGAGCACCACAAAATACTTTCTCGTATTGTTCAGGTCATTGCAGATGATAAACTTACTATATATGCTTATTTACATAATCTACTAGAGCATCATTTCAATGAATTCGAACAGCAAATAACTATGAGTTTTAATGAAAAGAATAACCCTATTTTTTAA
- a CDS encoding outer membrane beta-barrel family protein encodes MIKKVLIILILFNQINSIASNHFLLFPKVVIKDTLSTKSQDSLIMKEIIIMKQDLKMDKGDIIFDVWSSKFKEGFQSTDILKRMPFVIVSDQNILIKNRDNIIVYVNNVKINLEGKDMIEYLDNIPTDKIKRITISGNNSSKLESKVGGVIYITLKNTKNEVGYFLNSSVIQKQHTNYSNNFSTNYNKNNLTLRYSINLLNNSTISDIESEFRGKESQWLKTFSKVDRNKISQNLDLDYQVSSNLNIGINYNLILNKSNVESNNQLNNNDLISQEDYYKRENIKNNILLFYSSYKIDSLGSNLSFNTTYLSQQLTDNNELYSLNYLDYKTSTQIKNYDTKLDVLLKREKIFYEFGTKINLTNNAYTLEETFNFNENLYSFYATTGFKIIEPIDIKIGLRYENYNYKIVEDYINRNFLIPNLLISYTNNQHALSFSYNKRVIRPYFTYLNPHKRFTSSESFIQGSPSLRPSIYHDLNLTYSLDNKFFFNLYYSDMKQLMSATDKLNHGVIEKKYVNDSDLRVAGTTVNVLLSPFPWLSSQMLLDGLYSTSILYDKKAISKSGFAFNFYLNTDFKINENIFLSTSFSYIPSSASLNVIYKSESSLSLAMKGTVIKNKLTYRIFANDIFRQGRKDQKVYFQDYINIVHSYNDSRSIGFSLNYKFGKKIKSKYSNLSIERVEI; translated from the coding sequence ATGATAAAAAAAGTATTAATTATTTTGATTCTTTTTAATCAAATAAATAGTATTGCTTCTAATCATTTTTTATTATTTCCTAAAGTAGTAATAAAAGATACTCTTTCAACAAAGAGTCAAGATTCATTAATAATGAAAGAAATTATAATTATGAAGCAAGACCTTAAAATGGATAAGGGAGACATTATATTTGATGTATGGAGTTCAAAGTTTAAAGAAGGTTTTCAATCAACTGATATATTAAAAAGAATGCCTTTTGTAATTGTTTCTGATCAAAACATATTAATTAAAAATCGAGATAATATCATTGTGTATGTAAATAATGTTAAAATAAATTTAGAAGGAAAAGATATGATAGAATATCTTGATAATATCCCTACTGATAAGATTAAAAGGATCACTATTAGTGGAAATAATTCATCTAAATTAGAGTCCAAAGTTGGAGGTGTAATTTATATAACATTAAAAAACACAAAAAATGAAGTTGGATATTTTTTAAACTCTTCTGTGATACAGAAGCAGCACACTAATTATTCTAATAATTTTTCAACTAATTATAATAAAAATAATCTTACTCTTCGTTATAGTATAAATTTACTTAATAATAGCACTATTTCTGATATAGAATCCGAGTTTAGAGGAAAAGAATCTCAATGGCTTAAGACATTTTCTAAAGTTGATAGAAATAAAATTTCTCAAAATTTAGATTTAGATTATCAAGTAAGTAGTAATTTAAATATAGGGATAAATTATAATTTAATATTAAATAAGTCAAATGTAGAAAGTAATAACCAATTAAATAATAATGATTTAATTAGTCAAGAAGATTATTATAAGAGAGAAAATATTAAAAATAATATTTTACTTTTTTATTCATCCTATAAAATAGATAGTTTAGGAAGTAATTTATCTTTTAATACAACTTACTTAAGTCAGCAATTAACTGATAATAATGAGTTGTATTCTTTGAACTATTTAGATTATAAAACCTCTACTCAAATAAAAAATTATGATACTAAATTAGATGTATTATTAAAAAGAGAAAAGATATTTTATGAATTTGGCACTAAGATTAATTTAACAAATAATGCTTACACCTTAGAAGAGACATTTAATTTTAATGAAAATCTTTATAGCTTTTATGCAACTACAGGATTTAAAATTATTGAACCTATAGATATAAAAATCGGTTTACGATATGAAAATTATAATTATAAAATCGTTGAAGATTATATTAATAGAAATTTTTTAATTCCTAATCTATTGATTTCTTATACAAATAATCAACATGCTTTGAGTTTTTCTTACAATAAAAGAGTCATTAGACCCTATTTTACATATCTTAATCCTCATAAACGATTTACATCTAGTGAATCATTTATACAGGGCTCACCAAGTTTAAGACCCTCAATATATCACGATTTGAATTTAACTTATTCATTGGACAACAAATTTTTCTTTAATTTATATTACTCAGATATGAAGCAGCTAATGTCAGCTACTGATAAATTAAATCATGGAGTAATAGAGAAAAAATATGTTAATGATTCTGATTTAAGAGTTGCTGGTACAACAGTAAATGTTTTATTATCTCCATTTCCTTGGTTAAGCTCGCAGATGCTATTGGATGGACTTTATTCTACTTCTATCTTGTATGATAAAAAGGCTATTTCCAAAAGTGGATTTGCATTTAATTTTTATTTAAATACTGATTTTAAAATAAATGAAAATATTTTCCTTTCAACTTCATTTTCATATATCCCGTCAAGTGCTTCTTTAAATGTTATTTATAAATCAGAATCGTCTTTATCACTCGCAATGAAAGGGACAGTGATTAAAAATAAATTAACATACAGAATATTTGCAAATGATATTTTTAGGCAAGGACGAAAAGATCAAAAAGTTTATTTTCAAGATTATATAAATATTGTGCATAGTTATAATGATAGTAGAAGTATAGGCTTTTCTTTAAATTATAAATTTGGAAAAAAAATAAAAAGTAAGTATTCAAATCTTTCTATAGAGCGTGTTGAAATATAA
- a CDS encoding MauE/DoxX family redox-associated membrane protein — protein MRKISLNTFRYGLVILYFYTLIHKLIDLSFLEENLRKSALLTDYAQSVKYILPAIEILVIILLAVNKLALKGLYFSLLLLLSFTFYLIALNNFSFFEGCSCGGIFNEMDYQTHVFVNIAFIVLNVIAIILYDPNDLI, from the coding sequence ATGAGAAAAATTAGTTTAAATACTTTCAGATATGGATTAGTTATTTTATATTTTTATACTTTAATCCATAAGCTTATCGACTTGAGTTTTCTTGAAGAGAATTTAAGAAAATCAGCCTTATTAACAGATTATGCTCAAAGTGTAAAATATATACTTCCAGCAATTGAAATTTTAGTGATTATCTTACTGGCGGTTAATAAACTTGCTTTGAAGGGGCTATATTTTTCCTTACTACTGCTTCTGTCATTTACATTTTATTTAATCGCACTTAATAACTTTTCTTTCTTCGAGGGTTGCTCGTGTGGTGGTATTTTTAATGAAATGGATTATCAAACACATGTCTTTGTAAATATCGCTTTTATTGTTTTAAATGTGATTGCTATAATTTTATATGATCCTAATGATTTGATATGA
- a CDS encoding DUF6922 domain-containing protein: MKKGQKLTAISTLGTQLFWDTDINNLDYQKAYIPIIARVIERGDQSEIDEIVRLYSKEKVLFTIYKEITFLPNYAIERAIKFFPELRKEDMFCYQNRKDKSYHWI; encoded by the coding sequence ATGAAAAAAGGGCAAAAACTAACAGCTATTTCAACTTTAGGGACTCAATTATTTTGGGATACTGATATTAATAATCTTGATTATCAGAAAGCATATATTCCCATTATAGCACGTGTAATTGAACGTGGAGATCAAAGTGAAATAGATGAAATAGTTCGACTTTATAGCAAAGAAAAAGTGCTTTTTACAATATATAAAGAGATTACGTTCTTACCTAATTACGCTATTGAAAGAGCTATTAAATTTTTTCCAGAACTTAGAAAAGAAGATATGTTTTGTTATCAAAACAGAAAAGACAAATCCTATCATTGGATATAA